CGAATGTGAGGGCAGGGATAACGTACTGTACAAGGCCGGCGACGTCTTCTCTGTTGGTCCCGGCAAAGTACACAATGGAAAAAATACCGGCACAGTTACCACAAAATTGACGGCGTTCTTCGTGGCCGAGAAGGGCAAACCGCTGAGCGCGCCGGCAAAGTAGTTAAGAAGGTGACCGCCCGTTCCGGCGTCCACGCGTCAGATGGTAACGGTGCATAACGAAACCTTGCAGCGTGGCGCAGGAATGGATTTGCCTGCAAGTATCGAGAGAACAGGCTAAGGGAACCTTTTAGAACCTTTTGGTCAGGTCTCTTTTGTTGCATTTAGTCCGCTGCACTGATGTACGTGTCCCATGCCGCGCCATCTCCGCATAGGATACGCGAAGGAGTATAACCGTCATTGGACCGAGCGCGGGCACGAGGTTGCAGCGGAAACCATCGGTTCGCGCTTCAAGACGAGAAACGGGATATGATGTCAAGAGAAGAAGGCAAAGACGGGGTAAAATCACCCTGCATCAAGAAGTGTTCGCTCGACCGGAACAAGATCTGCCCGGCGTGCTGTCGCAGTATTGATGAGATCGTCTCCTGGCGCGATGCTGACGATTCGCTGAAGCGAAAGATACTTGAAGCCGTGAAACTCAGGCGAACTCAGGTCAAAGAATAGCGTTTGATTCTCAGGACCTCAAGAACATTTATGGGAACCTCGTACGAAGAATCATACGGGATCAACGGGTCAAAACTTCGATATTGACAGGCATGCAACGAATGAAGATTCGACCCCGTTTTCCTCGATCATATCGACTGGATGTTGAAGCAATGAGGCGGGGCAATCTCGTGAACCCCTACGCCAAACGCAGCGAGGCCATCGGGGAGTTCGCATCGTGCGTGGTACTGGGCAAGGGTGGCATTGATCGTGGTCACGCGAACGCGACGCACGGAGAAAGACCTGATCCGGTCGGGGCCTCGGCTGCGGTCGGCGTCGAATTACTCGTCTTCGTCTGGCTCTCCTGAATCATCTGCTTTATCAGTTTGCGGGGGACCGCCGGTCTTAGAAGATTTCGAAGTTGTCTTTTGGCAGGAAAAAATGAATTGATAGTGATAGCGCTCGACCTCTGAGTCAGATTGCGGTACCATCTTGAGGTTGTTTTTCTGGCAGTAGGAGTTCGCTTTTTTAACAACCTGTGACTTTACTTTAGAAGATAACTTCTTGCTTTCATAATAAATGACAAATTGATTTTTACCATACGATTGAGGCTCTTCGAAGCGGGTTTTAACCCGATGATGACAGGCACTAACAAAGATCGCAAGGGTAAGTAAAAGCGCTATTTTTTTTATCATTGTGACCCCCCTTTGTTTGACAATTTTTTTTATATCATGTTTAGAAAAAAATGTCAAACTCATATTACGTGAAGACCGAGGTCTTCAGCATGAAGTCTCGTTGCCCCCGGTCCATGCCCGTCGGGCTCGCTCTCCCCTGTTTGATCGCGCTTCTTTGTTATGCTATGCTTGCCTCGGAGGGAATGTATGATCGTCGCCGACCTCGATACGATAGAGCACCAGATGACGCTGACGCCTGAACTCCGGCAGGCGATCGCTTTCCTGCGCCGGAAGGACCTCCCGGACCTTCCTGATGGAAAGATGACCATCGACGGTACGCGCGTCTTTGCCATTCTCCAGCGGTATCGGACCGCCCGCGTCGACGCGCCGAAGTTCGAATACCACCGGAAGTTCCTCGACGTGCAGTACGTCCTCTCCGGCGAAGAGATCATGGGATGGGCGCCCGCGGCCGAGATGACGGCCTCCTTCGACTACGATGCGGGCCAGGACACCTGTTATGGGCTGATGCAGCCGGGGACGTGGTCGCCCGTGCATCTCAAGGCCGGTCAGTTCGCCGTGCTCTGGCCCGAGGATGGCCACGCCCCCCGGATCGCAGCGGGAAGTCCGTGCCTGGTGAGGAAGATCGTGGTGAAGGTGGCTTTGTAGCCGCTTCGCGGAACATCTCGGGGGCAGGGCATTCATGTCTTGACTTTCTCACGGCTACGAAAGAGCATCCGGCAATACACAGATCTCCATCTCTTTTCTGGACATTTCGACAGGGTTGTAGTACTTTTGCGATAGCGGCTCCTGCCCGAGCATCCTGTTTATTCTCATACCAAACATCCACCCGGAACCGCAATATCCATCCTCGTTTTACCGGAAGAAGCTCAGTGTGCAGCAAAGGCCAAGAACTCACTGCGGCTCAGTTTATGGCCGCGGCTGCGCAAGTGCTGGCTACGTCTCACGGTGAATAAAGGCCTCTATGAGCAAGTTCACGGATTACCTAGATGGTTTGGCCGATGAGTCCTCGATGCTGGCCAAGGAAGAACTTAAAGAACTTATCATTTCAGCCAAGAACGATGAGTCTGAGTTTGTGAGATTGCAGGCGGTAAATGTCGAACACTGGACCGTCATGCTTGCAGCAGGCGCGTTGACACCTGAAGGTTTTAAAAGGCTAGTGACGAATCTGGATGTTTTTACAGAACTGGAGACCATGAAGCTGGACGCCGCGGCTAAAGCCAGTGCCCGGCGTCTTGCAGACGGCATTCAAAAACATGTGATTGACGGGCTCTGTAAGCTGTTATAGGAGCGAGATCGGTGCAGTACGATTTCGGCACATTTATGAACGGGTGGGCATCTTATTTGCTAAATCCGCTGATACCGTATTTCGTATATCAGTCTTGCACCCTCAGTTGCATCCGTACCGCTAATAACATGTTGGCGCGCATGACCAAGACCCGCCTCACGACAGGAGTGTTTCCGTGAGAAAACTCATCGTATCTACGTTTGCGTCGCTTGACGGAATCATGCAGGCACCCGGCGGACCGGAAGAAGACCCCACTGGCGGTTTTACGCTTGGCGGTTGGATGTTCGGCTACGGGGACGAAAGCATGGACATCTCAGCATCAGGTTTCGACGGCAGGGATCGTGAGCTGGTGCTCGGGCGCAGGACCTATCAGATCTTCGAGGCGTACTGGCCTTATCAGCCGAATGACCACCCGATCGCGAAGACGCTCAATGCAGCGAAAAAGTATGTTGCTTCGCGCACGTTGACGATGCTCCACTGGAACAACTCGACCCTGCTCCACGGCGATGTCGTCTCGGCAATCATCGCTCTCAAGGCCCAACCGGGCCTCGACCTGCAGATGATTGGCAGCGGCAATCTGATTCAAACGCTCCAGGCCGCCTCACTGATCGACGAGTACAACGTGTGGACCTTTCCTGTGGTGCTTGGGCGGGGCAAGCGCCTCTTCAGCGAGGCTGCCAAGCCATCGGCGCTGCGGCTCGTTCGTTCTCAGGTTTCGACCACCGGCGTTGTGATGAGTACCTATGTACCAGGCGGCGATATCCAGCCCGGTTCGTTCCCGGGTGCCGAGCCGAGCGATAAGGAGTTGGCCCGACGCAAAAAAATGGCGAAGGGGATGTGGTGATGTGAAGAGGACAGTGCGCGCCAACCATTCATGCAAGCCGACGCCACTTCGCGGCGCGGCTTAATTCAGGCGTTGCATGTCAATCGACCGGCCAAAACATGAGGAGAGTGTATGATTAAGATTGGGTCTCCTGACCAAGAAACAGGAGAATTCAGAGAAAATGATTTGGTATGCCATTGTTTTCAATTTACAAGAAAACAGATAGAGAAAGATTACCTTGATAATGGCCGGTCGGTGATTCTCGAAAAAATTACCTCCGAGAAGAAAGCTGGTGGGTGTGATTGCGCTCAGAAAAATCCAAAAGGTCGCTGATGTTCAGGTGATGTCCGCCAGGTGGTGGATAACATTGCAAAGAGGGCCATATGACAACCGCATCGACTCGGACTGGCAATTCCGCTGCGCTCCATCGCAAGC
This genomic interval from Nitrospirota bacterium contains the following:
- a CDS encoding dihydrofolate reductase family protein is translated as MRKLIVSTFASLDGIMQAPGGPEEDPTGGFTLGGWMFGYGDESMDISASGFDGRDRELVLGRRTYQIFEAYWPYQPNDHPIAKTLNAAKKYVASRTLTMLHWNNSTLLHGDVVSAIIALKAQPGLDLQMIGSGNLIQTLQAASLIDEYNVWTFPVVLGRGKRLFSEAAKPSALRLVRSQVSTTGVVMSTYVPGGDIQPGSFPGAEPSDKELARRKKMAKGMW
- a CDS encoding DUF1289 domain-containing protein, which produces MSREEGKDGVKSPCIKKCSLDRNKICPACCRSIDEIVSWRDADDSLKRKILEAVKLRRTQVKE
- a CDS encoding YhcH/YjgK/YiaL family protein, with protein sequence MIVADLDTIEHQMTLTPELRQAIAFLRRKDLPDLPDGKMTIDGTRVFAILQRYRTARVDAPKFEYHRKFLDVQYVLSGEEIMGWAPAAEMTASFDYDAGQDTCYGLMQPGTWSPVHLKAGQFAVLWPEDGHAPRIAAGSPCLVRKIVVKVAL